The Yamadazyma tenuis chromosome 2, complete sequence sequence CGCAACGGGACGTTGACAGCATGGTGCTTACCCTTGCCCACCCCAATGTCTCTCAACTCACCGGTACCGGGGAAAAACTCCCCGTACTTGTGGAATGACGCCGTCATCACCCGATCCGTGGTGTAGAAGGCCTCCTCAACCCCGTCTCCGTGGTGCACATCGATATCCACGTACAACACCCGCGGATGGTACCGCAACAACTCGATAATCCCCAACACAATGTCGTTAAGGTAGCAGAACCCTGATGCCTCCGACTTCTTGGCATGGTGCAAGCCCCCGGCGTAGTTGATGGCAATGTCGCACTTTCCTCGGTTCAACCGAGCTGCTCCTTCCATGGAACCTCCTCCTGAGATTCCACAGTACTCAAACAACCCGTCAAAAACGGGACAATCGTCCCCCACATTGAATTTAATCTGTTCCTTGGCGAACAAGTCCAAATTGTCAGGAGTTACGCGACTCAAGAAGTCGATGTACTCATCGGTGTGGAACTGACACATCTCCTGCTTGGTGGCGGGTTTAGCCCGGTAGATTTCCATTTTTTTGTATAGCCCGTAGTTCATGATCAACGAATGGGCCATTCTGATTCTGTGCGGTTTCATGGGGTGGCCAGCGCCGTACGCGTAATTACCGACGTCGGCGTCGTAGAAGTAGGCCACCCGTTTCTTTTCGTTGGGATTGACCTTTAGGTCGTCGAAGGGGAGCTGAACGTACATGCTGTTGTAAAGAAATTCTTTTTCGAGTTGGTGCGAATAAAGGTGCGAGTTACCCGGAGGCTGCTCACTGTTAGTTTAGGTGTAGACTCTATATACATGGTACGGAAGACAGGCCGCAAAAGGAACGAGACCTTAGGGATGAGAGGTGTTGTGACTGTGTGGTGCATGGAGTCAAACttttggtgggtgtatgggaTCAACCTcttggtgggtgtatgggtcagaacttcaGAGGCCCATGAGGACGTCCTATTAGAGCAAAGAGTATCTCCCACAATCGGCCGCCGTTCAGTCTCTCTCATACATTCCTATCTTCCCCCTCCACTCCCCGTAAACCATCTCGATACTCCCGCAACTGCTTGTTCAATTGCTCCTGCGCCCGTACACTCTGGCACCATTCGTCAtatgcttcttcatccaccacAGAATTAATCCCATTCACCGGCGATGCGATATCCTTCTGTGTAAATTGCACTGGTAACACCCAATATACCCAATGGTTGCCCATCACCGAAACCCAGTTGTTTCGGGCACCAAGGTCAAAGATATTGGGGCCAGACAGCCGGCTCAGGGCTTTGTCCCCCCACAGCCACCGCTGGTCCTGGAACtcgatggtggtggtgttaCGAAACACAAGCCACATCAGAAACATCCCAAACACCCCGATCGTCACAAAAAACACCAACAGCACAAtgaacaaaaacaccaaccGGAGTGACAAGTAACCAGCCTCGTACTCCTGGTGGTGAAAGAACAGGAAGAGATATACCGccagcaccaccaaacaAAACCCGCTGTACATGCCGATATACATCAAGTTTTGGATAAAAAGCTTCTGGTTGTGGTACCCAATACACGTCGCAAACCATGGGCAATGATGGTCCATCCGAAGCACACACCGGTTGCACGACGAGCAGTGGTGGCACCGGTCGGGCTTCCATACCTTACATTTAAGACAGTAGCGGTACGGCGAGGTACCAGGACGAGTGATGTGGAAATCAACCCACTGAGTGGGCGGTACATCACGGTACACGTCAGCTTCGGTGTCGCCCAAAAGCTGGTCTTGTTCCTGAAACTCTGGCGGATCTTGCAGATTTGCCTTTAACAGATCGAGGTTTCGAATACGAAGCTCGGGAAAATCAGATGGCGACCCACCACCCACTATCACCACCATGAAGTACGTATACGCACACATGACGTGCAAAAATACCCCAATCAATCCCACCAAGATTGCCACCCCAGGGCGCTCCAGTTGCAAACTTATCTGATTGTAGCACACCTCCGAGAGCAAGGCGTAAAGGGTCCAGATATTGACTGTGCTGAAGAACACCTTGGGGAATAGCGACGTCAATGAGCCGCAAAATCTCGCGGTGGCATCCATCCATTGTACATTCATTAGCATCACTCGAGGATGTGTTATAAGcatgttgatgatttcgCGCCAGCCACCTGCGCGCTTGAATCACTAGAATGGTGCGGTGCCAGAAACTCGAATCCCTTTGGTGTTTCTTATTGACCAGTGTTATTTAGCAGATAATTCAGATAAGGTATGCATAAGGAGAGATGTACGGTTTTTGTTCCAGCTGCAGCTATTTATTTTATGGCAGTCTCGTTCAGACCAAATTTGAGAGATGCACAAACTTCCCTTAAAGGTCAAAAGGGGATCTAAAGATCATAGTAAGTTTCAGAAATCATGGAGAATTCCGGAGGTCATGAGAGTTCCAGAGATCATGAGAGTTCCAGAGATCATGAGAGTTCCAGAGATCATGAGAGTTCCAGAGATCATGAGAGTTCCAGAGATCATGAGAGTCCCAGTAAACCTAGAATGGAAAACAACTTTCAAACAATTGTAGTCGTTAATTCATGGCTTATAGACCAATACACTTCTATACATCTTCTAGtcaattccaccaccactaccACAACTGACAAGCGCCTTGGAGAAGAACCTCGTCACATAGCCACACACTCGTTCATCTATTCATTGTCGGTGAAGGAAATATTGGCAGCCGCTCGCACTGCTGCAAAAATACTGCTGCAAGAAAGCTTGCCCTATAAGTTCTAGTACCACTAGAACATGCACTAAGCGACCTTGGCCTTCACTGGCAACGCCTTCAATGCGGCCTCATAGCCAATACCGAAGAATACCACCACAATTCCCGCCACCTGGCCCCAGCTCAACCGATGTCCAAAGAGGACCACACTCAGCACCATACTAAGCATCTTCCGTGTGACGGTGGCCGTGGTCAAGATAATCGAGTCGAACTTCTCGAGAAttacaaacacaaatatcTGGCCCACAGACCCAAACACTGCAAACACCAAGATGTCGTACACCACCTGTGGGTACTTGTGCACAAACGTGTAGGTGAAACTGAACTCTTCAGTATACTTGAACACCGCTGTGTAAGTGAACGTGAGCACAAGCATGAAGGTGTTGAGAACACACATAAGCGTGGTGCCGTCCACTTTgtgttttgtggttggaagttgtttttggagcttgaacaactgGTCCTGGGTCGAGTTGGTAAGTCCGTCGAGCACCATAGACACGGTGAGCTGGGCCAATCCCAAGGCAGTCTGGCCGTCGTTGGCACTCTTTTTCCCAGACTTTTTGCGGTCGAAAAACGTgaacatcaccactccCAGTGTCACCGACACCGCCACCACGTACTTGTAACCCGGGAATCGAGTCCGGTAGAACACAAAGTGGACAATCATCAACGGAATTAGCTTACACGACTTTGACAATAAGTATACCAAGTAATCAACGTGTCTCAACGACTGATAGCCAATTGGAGCTGATAAACTAGAAGTAATGGAGATGATGCagaacttcttgaaataCATCCATGATACCAGAGACTCATTGTCCGTGAATATTTTGAATGCATTGGTGCCTTTGAATGTCATGCTGTATGTGAAGGATATAATGATTGCAAACAAAGACTGGACCATGTTTACTACCAAAGGAGCCTTGAAAAATTCGGTCTCTCCGTGGTTGCCAGTACTGTAAGGCGTGGTGTTGATCTTCTCCTGGAGAATGGACCACGTTATGAAGGACCCGTAGAGTCCTAGCACACATAGCACAAGAGTGGTACCTTGTTTGTTGTGTTGGGACATATTGAACAAGTAGAcgaacttttcaaattaCTGCGAATATTTCGTGTATTAACTTCTACCTAAGAAACCAAACAACCCTAATTTTTTTTTACTTTCCTCTTCTCCTGCGGTTTGAGGAGGGGCTGATTGAGGTTCCACACTACTGGACTTGGAGCTGCCGCCAGGGTAGTTGATATAGTTGAAGGCCACATCAAACAACACGGGTTTGCTCAAGATGGGCTTTATGACCGGACTGGTTCCCACATTCACTAACTTGCTGCTGCCGGGGAATTGATGCATATTTTCAATTACGGCTTCGTGAGGGTTTTTATTGAGCTCAAACGAGAACTGGGCCAAGATTTgtgtcttcaaaaatgtcTTGTTGATATCGGCTTTGAACTGCTCAAGATTGTCGTTACTGCTGACAGAGTATGGAAAGGTCTCCACCTTATATGAGAGGCCATTGATGCCAATCTTTTCCTTGATTGTGTTCAACACTTTTAAGCTCTCGAGGtacttgttgttcaacaagaacgaGTTGGATAATCTGACCAAAATGCTATAACTGTAGAACTGGCTCATAGTATCCAAGGATTCCatcaagtcatcatcattgtaCACACCCGGTAACTCCTTGATTTCGTCGATGGTTCTGATCGAAGAAGAGTACAACCTGGTGATATCTTTATTGATAACCAATTTTCTGGTCTTGGAAACCTCCTCAAATTCTCCTAATAACTGGCCCACCAAGATCTGATCTCTTCTTATCCGCGTGAACAACAAGCTGTAGTTGATGTAAGTCAACAAAACGGCTCTGTTTTGGATCTTTTCCAGGTCGTCCTCATCTTCgtttttgttcaagtcagCTTGATGTAATTCTAACACTCCAGACCACCCACTGATCAACTGATCAAAGGCCTCCAAGTTATCGTACTCGTTGACTTCGGGCTTAGTCAACTCCATGAGTTTGAACGCAATTTCATCGTTGTACAACGAAGCTTCGTGTGACCTCCAGGTGATCAGGTCAATGAGCTTGATCGAACTGGAAATCTGTGACACAAATTCTGggtccttcttcttgatcaactccaccaccgtTTGCAAATATGGTAACGTCTTGTCGTGGCAGTGCCTTCTGGCCGTTGACTTCAAGTCAGACATATCCAACTCCTCGATCTGAGACACGGACAATGCCAACGATGGATCTACCAACGTCTCGATCAAGTCGTTTATGAcggttttgttgaactgcTCCTGCTCCTGGTCAGTTTGCTGACTGTACAAGTATTCCAACGCACATCTGGCGATGGAAAACGCATTCAAGGCAGACTGCCATTTTCTCTTGTTAACAGCCAACGATCCTTCGTTTAAAGCTGCGTATACATACACCTCGATGATTTTTAATTCATTGGTTtcattttccaccacctgGAGAAGCTGCTTGGTACTGCTGACACTCTTTTTTAATCTGCTTaccatcaagttcttaTAGGAAGAAGAGCCTTCACTGCTAATTTCCATCATACTCTTGATCTCAAGAGAGTATACCAAGTCTCTCTCAGctgtcaacaacaaaataAGTCCGAACCGTTCGTCGTTGGAGTAATCTTCGCTAGATATCTTGGAGATCCTTTCCTTGTCTTTGTAGTTCTTGGTGTCTCTGGTGACTAAGTTAAGTTCATGGCGCAAACGCAAAATCGTCTTGTTCAACCGTTTTCtgtatttgtggaagtCCTCTGCTGAGTTGAGGAATGCACTCATGCGGGCTCCCACCGTGATCGATAAAGGTGAATCCATGGTATTgggttggagttggaggttTTCGGGTTTTTTTTCGCACCATGAGGAAGACATTTCGTGCCGCGAACATTAAAACCAAAACTAGCCTTCTCAAATTCACCAAATTTTGTGAGACTGGAAGAGCCAAAAACCTACCACTATTAACTACACCAAATGTTGAACTGGTACATAGAAGCAttaaaaaaaaaatggaCGAGTCCGGAGTCGAACCGGAGACCTTTCCCATGCTAAGGGAACGCGCTACCAACTACGCCACACGCCCAGATAAAAGTGGTCCCTAGCAGGATCGAACTGCTGACCTTGGCGTAACTTCCTCGCAGATATTAGCACCACGCCATAACCAACTAGGCCAAGGGACCGCTTATGTGTGGAACAACGGCGCAGACACTGTCGCGTCAGTGTCTCAAGATTGTCACATACGTGTGCATAccaaaaaacttgaacactTGCGTCAGTTCTGCGACAGTCTTTAGGTCGTCCCCGACAGTTATTACACATCCACCATAACCCCAAAGCTGTtaccttcatcaattgTCGTAACACCAAACGACTTTCCTACTGAAAGAGAACGAAGAACAATTTCAGGCCTAGGCCTATGGTAGGTGAATAATTCCAAATTGTGCTGTGGTGTCCAACGTATGATCAATAGGAATAATATAGAAGTAAAAATCTCAAAAATGGCAGAAATTACTGCAAAATGAACACTTTTAAAATATTCCGTTTAAATGATTAATAAGGATCTTAAAAATTCCCAAAAAATCACCACTATACTAACACATCGCCTATTATAATCATCCGCTAGTACCTTCAAAAATTGTTCGTGAAATAAAAGAGAGAATGTATTTTAATTATTTAGCAAGTGATTTTAGCACAAACAGTTGCGAATGAACCCTAACTAGTTCGTCTTCTTTTATTAGGACTTCTTACCCAAGCCCTTTTACTTCTCATATTAATTTTACCaaaacaagaagtctcTGGTATTCCCCTCAACCAATCGTGTGGAACCTTCACATTTGTGTAAGCAGTAAACACAGACAAAGGTCTCCACTGTTGGTACAGGACATCTCTAGCTTCCGACTTGGGTGTTTCTGGCAAATGGGATAACTGGTCCTTATTCCATTCGTTTAGTATGCTTCTCAAAACGCTGTCATGTGTTCTTCTGACCTCCGAATAAGCTGCAAAGTTCAACACAAGTGTATCAATTATAGTTTCATTACCAAGGTGGTCACAAAGTAGAAGGTTTCCGGATCTTAGTTCTTGATTATATTCAGATTGGTCAAGCACAGAGTTACcaatatcttcaaccaGACTGGAATCTAGCAGAACCAATGGCTCTTCTGTAACAAAAATTGGGTATTGCTCATCATATTCATAGCAACGGTGATGGGGTGATTCCTTATAATGGATTTGTGATTGCTGCTGATGCTTAAAAATCCAATCCTCATGATAAAAATACTCTCTAACAGGCTCTATCAAAGCTGTATCCAACAGGGAGGCGGCCCCTTGAAGGGAGTATTCTGGTATTTCTGAATCATTCTCCAAATTGGTCTGGCTCATCACCAATGGGTAGTCTTGCAAAGTAGCTTCAGTTTCCCAATAAGATTCGGGTACCGATCTTTGTCCACTTTCCAATATAGCAATTCCATTCATTTCCAATCCTTGTTGTTTCCTGGTCAAACAAGAGCCTTTGGATaaaaaatgaagaagagtgtgtttgtggaatAAATGGGTTTGAAGTTGCGTATCCGAATGGTAGCCACAAATACAAATCTATGGTAATGCAACAGCTTCTGGTGAATTAAACGTAAAacaaacttttcaattgttCTGGGTGTATTTGCCATATAAACTTTCTCTGAAAGGTCTTCACCTCATCTGAGTCCTCGCCTATAATCATACTGAAAATGTTCAGCCGCATaatttttgcagccaagtCCTTATTAGGAAACTAGAGAGAAACAGATTAGGAAACTCTTTTAGACTCAGGAAACTAGCCAACAAAGGAAATGttccacttcttcaagagatGCACTCGGATTCAACATATGATTAATCCAGGTGGAGCCTAAGACACTTCGGAACAGAAGCACATTTGTGCAACCGAGTCAAAATATACTAcattgaacaaaatggtGTACATAAGGCCATATACTCAGTTCTTGAAGGTAATAGCATTCCTTATATGTCTTAGATCCCTGGAAAATaatgttcttcaattgttgTACATTATTGGCTGGCAACTGCTGACAGTCAGAACGACTCACTTTGTGCGCAGTGAAAATTCAAATGAGTCAAACCTCAGTTCAACACATGTGGAAAAACACTGTTTCAAAGCTCTTAAGGGTCGGTAGAGCCGTGCACACCACCAAGCCAGCACTAAATGGAGCTTCTGTGAGGAAATTGGCCACCAACGCCTCTGCCAGAGAAAAGTTCCCCGAATTACACGATTCGGATTTTGGCCCAGATGGAAACCCAGATTACGTTAAACTCATCTTAACATCCAGAGTATACGACGTGGTTGACAAGGGCGGATCTCCCCTCAACTTTGCTGTGAACTTGTCCCAGAAACTTGGCACGAACGTCCACTTGAAGAGAGAAGACTTGTTGCCAGTGTTTTCATTCAAACTTCGTGGTGCCTATAACATGATTGCCAATTTACATGCTCAAAAGAACAGCCATTTGGATGGAGTTATAGCGTGTTCCGCTGGAAACCACGCCCAGGGTGTGGCATTTTctgccaacaagttgggAATACCTGCAACTATTGTGATGCCCACCGCTACACCTTCTATCAAGTTTAAAAATGTCTCCAGATTAGGATCACAAGTGGTGTTATACGGAGACGACTTCGATTcagccaaagaagaatgtGACCGTTTGAGTGTGCTCAATAACTTAACCAATATACCGCCATTCAACCACCCTTATGTGATTGCTGGTCAGGGTACTATCGCCTTGGAGCTAACCACCCAACTCAGATTGGACAAGTTAGATGCTGTTTTTGTGCCTGTGGGAGGAGGTGGTTTGATTGCCGGCATTGCAGCCTACTTAAAGAAGATCGCTCCTCATGTCAAGGTGATTGGAGTGGAAACTTACGACGCAAATGCTCTCTATGAGTCCCAAAAGTCGAATGAGCTTGAATCGTTGAACTCAGTTGGAGTCTTTGCCGATGGTACGGCCGTCAAGATCTTAGGAGAAGAAACTTGGAGAGTGTGTAAGGATATTGTCGATGAGGTTGTGTTGGTTCTGACGGACGAGTTATGTGCTGCTATAAAAGatatttttgaagacaccAGGTCGATTGTCGAGCCTTCAGGTGCTCTTTCTGTGGCAGGTTTAACCAAGTATATCAGGAAGAACAAGGATGTTGACCACCACGATAAAACATATGTTCCAATATTGAGTGGAGCCAACATGAACTTTGACCGATTGAGATTTGTCAGTGAAAGAGCCGTTTTAggtgaaggaaaagaagcttCTTTAGTAGTGAGTATTCCAGATAGACCTGGTGAATTTGCTAAATTACAGTCTGTCATCAACCCAAGAGCCGTAACCGAGTTCAGTTACAGATACAACAACACCGATTCTGCCAATATCTTTGTTAGTTTCAATCTAGCTAGCAGAGAAAACGATTTGGaaaaaatcattgaaaCCATGAAAAGCGAAAAGTACGGGTTTGAAGTAGAAGACATCTCCAAGAATGAATTCGCCAAAAGCCATGGCCGTTATTTAATAGGCGGCAGTTTCTCCCATCTGAAGCCTGAAAAAGTCGCCAGAGAAAGAGTTTATCTGTTTGAGTTCCCAGAAAGACCTGGTGCCTTATTCAGGTTCTTGAGATCTTTGAAACCCGATTGGGACATAACCTTATTCAACTACAGAAACCACGGAAATGATGTGGGTAAAGTGCTTTGTGGAATTGCTACACCAGAAGAGACCACGGAGGAGGATTTCCaagaattcttgaagacctTGGGTTACCGTTTCATCGATGAAACTGAAAATGTAGTGTATCGTAAGTTTTTAAGTTGATGCTCTGCTATAAGGactatatatatatatacaAGATTATCTTTTATCAGTCTTAAGGACCTGAGCTTCTCAAGAACTCCTGGAATGTATTGTGATCGATATGGATTCTTCCAGTACTCTTCATCTGTTTCTTACCTTCCTTCTGTctttccaacaatttctttcttctggaaaTATCTGCAGCATGAAGCTTTTGGGTGACATCTTTTCTTCTGGCTTTAATGGTCTCTCTGGCAATGACTTTGTTGTTGACTTTGGCCTGAACGGCGACTTCGAATAATTGAGAtctcaagaactttttgaacttatcaACACTGGACCTGCCCTTAGTGGTAACTTGGGAACGGTGCATTACTTGGGTCAATGCGTCCTGAGGTTCACCATTAACACATAACTCCATCTTCACCACATCAGACTTTCTGTAGCCAGCATCCTCATAGTCCAATGTACCATAGCCCTTAGTACTCCCTTTTAGctttccaaagaagtcTTCAACTAATTGAGCTAAGGGAAGTTCATACTTCAAGAGAACTTGTCCTGTAGTCAAATACTCCAAGTCCTTCTGTTCACCTCTATTGTTCTCACACAAGGACATCACCACTCCCACATATTCCTCTGGAATCGTCATGATGGCCTCAACAAAAGGCTCCAGGATCTCTTCGATAGTATGTGCCAACGTGGGAAACTGTGCTGGATTGGTAATTATTTGTTCTAATCCGTCCCGGTAGTTGACTTTATAAGGGACTGTTGG is a genomic window containing:
- the SRP68 gene encoding signal recognition particle subunit srp68 (COG:U; EggNog:ENOG503NWNZ) codes for the protein MDSPLSITVGARMSAFLNSAEDFHKYRKRLNKTILRLRHELNLVTRDTKNYKDKERISKISSEDYSNDERFGLILLLTAERDLVYSLEIKSMMEISSEGSSSYKNLMVSRLKKSVSSTKQLLQVVENETNELKIIEVYVYAALNEGSLAVNKRKWQSALNAFSIARCALEYLYSQQTDQEQEQFNKTVINDLIETLVDPSLALSVSQIEELDMSDLKSTARRHCHDKTLPYLQTVVELIKKKDPEFVSQISSSIKLIDSITWRSHEASLYNDEIAFKLMELTKPEVNEYDNLEAFDQLISGWSGVLELHQADLNKNEDEDDSEKIQNRAVLLTYINYSLLFTRIRRDQILVGQLLGEFEEVSKTRKLVINKDITRLYSSSIRTIDEIKELPGVYNDDDLMESLDTMSQFYSYSILVRLSNSFLLNNKYLESLKVLNTIKEKIGINGLSYKVETFPYSVSSNDNLEQFKADINKTFLKTQILAQFSFELNKNPHEAVIENMHQFPGSSKLVNVGTSPVIKPILSKPVLFDVAFNYINYPGGSSKSSSVEPQSAPPQTAGEEESKKKLGLFGFLGRS
- the RPD3 gene encoding histone deacetylase (EggNog:ENOG503NVD7; COG:B), whose protein sequence is MYVQLPFDDLKVNPNEKKRVAYFYDADVGNYAYGAGHPMKPHRIRMAHSLIMNYGLYKKMEIYRAKPATKQEMCQFHTDEYIDFLSRVTPDNLDLFAKEQIKFNVGDDCPVFDGLFEYCGISGGGSMEGAARLNRGKCDIAINYAGGLHHAKKSEASGFCYLNDIVLGIIELLRYHPRVLYVDIDVHHGDGVEEAFYTTDRVMTASFHKYGEFFPGTGELRDIGVGKGKHHAVNVPLRDGIDDATFKSIFEPVIGKIMEWYQPSAVVLQCGGDSLSGDKLGCFNLSMSGHANCVNYMKSFGVPLMVLGGGGYTMRNVARTWAFESGLLNNVILPSELPYNEYYEYYGPDYKLDVRPSNMYNANSPEFLNKILTNIIANLEHTQHAPSVQMNHVPRDAEDLGDEEEDTREAIDTKGGSQQARDEAIQPVNEFYDDEDKDVGERDVSVQPTKSELTAEEEKELEAMNQDE
- the ILV1 gene encoding threonine deaminase (COG:E; BUSCO:EOG09261O4Y; EggNog:ENOG503NUWH) gives rise to the protein MWKNTVSKLLRVGRAVHTTKPALNGASVRKLATNASAREKFPELHDSDFGPDGNPDYVKLILTSRVYDVVDKGGSPLNFAVNLSQKLGTNVHLKREDLLPVFSFKLRGAYNMIANLHAQKNSHLDGVIACSAGNHAQGVAFSANKLGIPATIVMPTATPSIKFKNVSRLGSQVVLYGDDFDSAKEECDRLSVLNNLTNIPPFNHPYVIAGQGTIALELTTQLRLDKLDAVFVPVGGGGLIAGIAAYLKKIAPHVKVIGVETYDANALYESQKSNELESLNSVGVFADGTAVKILGEETWRVCKDIVDEVVLVSTDELCAAIKDIFEDTRSIVEPSGALSVAGLTKYIRKNKDVDHHDKTYVPILSGANMNFDRLRFVSERAVLGEGKEASLVVSIPDRPGEFAKLQSVINPRAVTEFSYRYNNTDSANIFVSFNLASRENDLEKIIETMKSEKYGFEVEDISKNEFAKSHGRYLIGGSFSHSKPEKVARERVYSFEFPERPGALFRFLRSLKPDWDITLFNYRNHGNDVGKVLCGIATPEETTEEDFQEFLKTLGYRFIDETENVVYRKFLS
- a CDS encoding uncharacterized protein (EggNog:ENOG503PVT0), which codes for MNGIAILESGQRSVPESYWETEATLQDYPLVMSQTNLENDSEIPEYSLQGAASSLDTALIEPVREYFYHEDWIFKHQQQSQIHYKESPHHRCYEYDEQYPIFVTEEPLVSLDSSSVEDIGNSVLDQSEYNQELRSGNLLLCDHLGNETIIDTLVLNFAAYSEVRRTHDSVLRSILNEWNKDQLSHLPETPKSEARDVSYQQWRPLSVFTAYTNVKGLGKKS
- the HUT1 gene encoding UDP-galactose transporter (COG:P; BUSCO:EOG09264F1U; EggNog:ENOG503NV81), which encodes MSQHNKQGTTLVLCVLGLYGSFITWSILQEKINTTPYSTGNHGETEFFKAPLVVNMVQSLFAIIISFTYSMTFKGTNAFKIFTDNESSVSWMYFKKFCIISITSSLSAPIGYQSLRHVDYLVYLLSKSCKLIPLMIVHFVFYRTRFPGYKYVVAVSVTSGVVMFTFFDRKKSGKKSANDGQTALGLAQLTVSMVLDGLTNSTQDQLFKLQKQLPTTKHKVDGTTLMCVLNTFMLVLTFTYTAVFKYTEEFSFTYTFVHKYPQVVYDILVFAVFGSVGQIFVFVILEKFDSIILTTATVTRKMLSMVSSVVLFGHRLSWGQVAGIVVVFFGIGYEAALKALPVKAKVA